The Arachis hypogaea cultivar Tifrunner chromosome 14, arahy.Tifrunner.gnm2.J5K5, whole genome shotgun sequence genome has a segment encoding these proteins:
- the LOC112741618 gene encoding protein ERD1 homolog 1 isoform X3 has translation MAKVFSDLEHSICRMVHRQIATIAWLEADSVCGSHSVAIPLVLVLLYLFHLNQCLRQYKDTGEKTCLLNALKYSTAVPVIFLSALKYHVFPDKWTNFYRPLWLLSSVVNSSYSLYWDVNRDWDLSFMQAAFPVTSSHGAHYCYQWSYCQKSCPKSKVIGTRPDVEMRNRKI, from the exons ATGGCAAAG GTTTTTTCTGATCTGGAGCATTCTATATGTAGGATGGTACATCGGCAG ATTGCCACAATTGCTTGGTTGGAAGCTGATTCTGTGTGTGGCAGTCACTCTGTTGCAATCCCTTTAGTGCTTGTCTTGCTTTATCTTTTCCATCTAAACCAATGTCTCCGTCAGTACAAAGATACCGGGGAGAAAACTTGTCTTTTGAATG CTTTAAAATATTCAACCGCAGTGCCAGTTATCTTTCTCTCGGCCCTTAAATATCACGTCTTCCCTGATAAGTGGACAAACTTTTATAGGCCTCTCTGGCTTCTGTCAAGTGTTGTGAACTCATCGTACTCTTTATACTGGGATGTGAATAGAGATTGGGACCTAAG TTTCATGCAAGCTGCCTTCCCAGTCACCTCCTCTCATGGTGCCCATTACTGTTATCAATGGAGCTACTGCCAAAAGAGCTG CCCCAAATCGAAAGTCATTGGAACTAGACCAGATGTTGAG atgagaaatagaaaaatataa
- the LOC112741618 gene encoding protein ERD1 homolog 1 isoform X2, translating into MAKVFSDLEHSICRMVHRQIATIAWLEADSVCGSHSVAIPLVLVLLYLFHLNQCLRQYKDTGEKTCLLNALKYSTAVPVIFLSALKYHVFPDKWTNFYRPLWLLSSVVNSSYSLYWDVNRDWDLSFMQAAFPVTSSHGAHYCYQWSYCQKSCPKSKVIGTRPDVENLILGKQMRNRKI; encoded by the exons ATGGCAAAG GTTTTTTCTGATCTGGAGCATTCTATATGTAGGATGGTACATCGGCAG ATTGCCACAATTGCTTGGTTGGAAGCTGATTCTGTGTGTGGCAGTCACTCTGTTGCAATCCCTTTAGTGCTTGTCTTGCTTTATCTTTTCCATCTAAACCAATGTCTCCGTCAGTACAAAGATACCGGGGAGAAAACTTGTCTTTTGAATG CTTTAAAATATTCAACCGCAGTGCCAGTTATCTTTCTCTCGGCCCTTAAATATCACGTCTTCCCTGATAAGTGGACAAACTTTTATAGGCCTCTCTGGCTTCTGTCAAGTGTTGTGAACTCATCGTACTCTTTATACTGGGATGTGAATAGAGATTGGGACCTAAG TTTCATGCAAGCTGCCTTCCCAGTCACCTCCTCTCATGGTGCCCATTACTGTTATCAATGGAGCTACTGCCAAAAGAGCTG CCCCAAATCGAAAGTCATTGGAACTAGACCAGATGTTGAG aatTTGATACTTGGGAAACAgatgagaaatagaaaaatataa
- the LOC112740275 gene encoding ferritin-like catalase Nec2: MHASSTTNKKKMAVTIISKSSKSFVIMLFPLLVLLSYTPNMVLVRSDNTTITQTEKDLFEFALNFAYLECEFFLNGALGYGLDVVAPKLVEGGPPPIGAKRANLGPLVKDLMSQIGYQYTGQLRAKKRIVKGFPRPLLNISSELFAQLMDNAFERPLVPPFDPYVNEINFLLASYVIPYIGVTGLTNANILLETPTAKALLAGILGMESGQDGVIRTLLYEHRARLVDPYKESVEEFTNRISELRNKLGREGLKDEGLVVPKELGAEGKVSGNILSGNNDSLQYGRTAPELLRIVYLTGNESRPGGFFPKGADGVLAKSFLASYIYFNNYN, from the exons ATGCATGCATCATCGAcaacaaacaagaaaaaaatggcaGTTACCATTATTTCCAAATCTAGCAAATCCTTTGTTATAATGTTGTTTCCATTACTAGTGCTCCTCTCTTATACTCCTAATATGGTTCTTGTAAGATCAGACAACACAACTATCACACAAACTGAAAAAGATTTGtttgaatttgctttgaattttgcTTACTTGGAATGTGAGTTCTTCTTGAATGGGGCATTGGGATATGGATTGGATGTTGTTGCTCCAAAGTTAGTAGAAGGAGGACCCCCTCCCATTGGTGCCAAAAGGGCCAATCTAGGTCCCCTCGTTAAGGATCTTATGTCCCAAATTGGTTATCAATACACTGGACAATTGAG GGCCAAAAAGCGGATAGTGAAAGGGTTTCCAAGGCCATTGTTGAACATAAGCTCAGAATTATTTGCCCAATTAATGGATAATGCCTTTGAAAGGCCACTTGTACCTCCATTCGATCCCTATGTCAATGAAATCAACTTTTTGCTTGCATCTTACGTTATTCCTTATATCGGCGTTACTGGCCTAACTAATGCCAATATATTGCTCGAAACTCCAACCGCCAAGGCG CTTCTTGCCGGAATTCTCGGCATGGAATCTGGCCAAGATGGAGTTATTCGAACGTTGCTATATGAACATCGAGCACGATTGGTAGATCCATATAAAGAGAGTGTGGAAGAGTTCACAAATCGCATTTCAGAGCTTAGGAACAAGTTAGGAAGGGAAGGTCTCAAAGATGAAGGTCTTGTGGTACCTAAAGAGCTTGGTGCAGAGGGTAAAGTGAGTGGGAATATTCTTTCAGGTAACAATGATTCTCTTCAATATGGAAGAACAGCACCGGAACTGTTGAGGATAGTGTATCTGACAGGCAATGAAAGTCGTCCTGGTGGCTTCTTTCCTAAGGGAGCTGATGGTGTTCTAGCTAAATCTTTCCTTGCTTCATATATATACTTTAATAATTATAACTAA
- the LOC112741618 gene encoding protein ERD1 homolog 1 isoform X1 — MAKVFSDLEHSICRMVHRQIATIAWLEADSVCGSHSVAIPLVLVLLYLFHLNQCLRQYKDTGEKTCLLNALKYSTAVPVIFLSALKYHVFPDKWTNFYRPLWLLSSVVNSSYSLYWDVNRDWDLSFMQAAFPVTSSHGAHYCYQWSYCQKSCDPTRFPHNPAAVQPFPKITQHLHPPSA, encoded by the exons ATGGCAAAG GTTTTTTCTGATCTGGAGCATTCTATATGTAGGATGGTACATCGGCAG ATTGCCACAATTGCTTGGTTGGAAGCTGATTCTGTGTGTGGCAGTCACTCTGTTGCAATCCCTTTAGTGCTTGTCTTGCTTTATCTTTTCCATCTAAACCAATGTCTCCGTCAGTACAAAGATACCGGGGAGAAAACTTGTCTTTTGAATG CTTTAAAATATTCAACCGCAGTGCCAGTTATCTTTCTCTCGGCCCTTAAATATCACGTCTTCCCTGATAAGTGGACAAACTTTTATAGGCCTCTCTGGCTTCTGTCAAGTGTTGTGAACTCATCGTACTCTTTATACTGGGATGTGAATAGAGATTGGGACCTAAG TTTCATGCAAGCTGCCTTCCCAGTCACCTCCTCTCATGGTGCCCATTACTGTTATCAATGGAGCTACTGCCAAAAGAGCTG TGACCCGACCCGGTTTCCCCACAACCCAGCAGCTGTACAGCCTTTCCCCAAAATCACGCAGCACCTTCATCCTCCCTCAGCATAG